Genomic segment of Streptosporangium sp. NBC_01755:
CGCCCCGCAGCGATCCAGCCGGCCGAACGGCGACGGGATCCGGCCCCGGCGCGATGCCGCGCCGGGACCGGACGGGTCAGGCCGATGGCTGGTCGGCCACCTCTTTACGGATCTCACGGGCCGCGGCGACCAGGTTGTCGAGGGAGTCGCGCACCTCCGACCAGCCGCGGGTCTTCAGGCCGCAGTCGGGGTTGACCCACAGCCGCCCGGCCGGGATACCATCGAGCCCCTTACGCAACAGGGACGCGACCTCCCCGACGCCGGGGACGCGCGGGGAGTGGATGTCGTAGACCCCTGGTCCTACCTCGCGCGGGTAGCCCGCCTCGGCGAGTTCGCGCGCCACCTGCATGTGCGAACGGGCGGCCTCCAGACTGATCACATCCGCGTCCAGGTCGTCGATCGCGGCCAGGATCTCCCCGAACTCGGCGTAGCACATGTGGGTGTGGATCTGGGTGTCGGCCCGCACCCCGCCGGTGGTGAGCCGGAAGGCCTCGCCTGCCCAGGCCAGGTAGCCGGGCCTGTCGGCGGCACGCAGTGGCAGGGTCTCACGCAGGGCGGGCTCGTCGACCTGGATGACGGCGGTGCCGGCGGCCTCCAGGTCGGCGACCTCATCACGCAGGGCCAGCGCCACCTGGCGGGCGGTTTCGGCCAGGGGCTGGTCGTCACGGACGAAGGACCAGGCCAGCATGGTGACCGGCCCGGTGAGCATGCCCTTGACGGGACGCGCCGTCTGGGATTGGGCGTAGCGGGTCCAGCGCAGCGTCATGGGCTCGGTGCGGGAGACGTCTCCGGCGAGGATCGGCGGCCGCACGTAGCGGGTGCCGTAGGACTGCACCCAGCCGTGCTGCGTGGCCAGATATCCGTTGAGCTGCTCGGCGAAGTACTGGACCATGTCGTTGCGTTCGGGCTCGCCGTGTACCAGGACGTCGATGCCCGCCGCCTCCTGAAAGACCAGAACCGAGCGGATCTCGGAGGCGATCCGCTCGTCGTAGGCGGCGGCGTCGATGCGTCCGGCGCGTAGGTCGGCGCGGGCCGCCCGCAACTCGGTGGTCTGCGGGAAGGAGCCGATGGTGGTCGTCGGCAGCAACGGCAGGCCAAGGCGGGCACGCTGCGCGACGGCCCGCTCGGGATAGGGCTGGGAGCGGCGTGCGTCGGCCGGGGTGACCGCCGCGCTACGGGCCCGTACGGCGGAGTCGTGGGTGAGCGCCGAGGCCGCCCGCGAGGCGAGATCGGCCCGGTTGGCGGCCAGTTGCCCGGCGATGGCGCCGGTGCCCTCGCTCAGTGCCCTGGCCAGGGTGACGATCTCGGCCGTCTTCTGCCGGGCGAAGGCAAGCCAGCGGCCGACCTGCGGATCCACCCCGTGCTCGAGCGCGACATCCAGCGGGACGTGCAGCAGCGAGCAGGAGGCCGCCACGTCCACCCGGTCGGTCAGGCCGAGCAGGGTGGCCAGGGTGGACAGTGACCTTTCCAGGTCGTTGATCCACACGTTGCGGCCGTCCACGACGCCCGCGATCAGACGCTTGCCGACAACCCCGCCCACCCTGGCCAGGTCGTTCAGGTTCGCCGCGGCCGGGCCGGTGAAGTCCAGGCCCAGTCCCTCGATCGGCGCCTCGGCCAGAACCGGCAGCGCCTCTCCCAGCCGGTCGAAGTAACTGGCGACCAGGATCTTCGGCCGGTAGGTCAGGGAGCCGAGCTCCCGGTAGGCGCGGGCCGCGGCGTCCAGCACGGCCTGGTCGCGGTCCTGTACCAGGGCGGGCTCGTCCAGCTGCACCCACTCGGCGCCCGCCGCGCGCAGGGCGGTGAGCACCTGCACGTAGACCGGCAGCAGCCGGTCCAGCAGGGTGGTCGGGTCGAAGCCGGGGTCCATGCCGGGCGCGGGCTTGGCCAGCAGCAGGTACGTCACCGGGCCGACCAGCACCGGACGCGGGCTGTGCCCCTGTGCGAGAGCCTCACGCAGCTCGCCGACCTGCTTGGCCGGATCGGCGGTGAAGACGGTGTCCGCCCCCAGTTCCGGCACCAGGTAGTGGTAATTGGTGTCGAACCACTTGGTCATCTCCAGCGGAGCGACGGCCTGGGTGCCGCGCGCCATGGCGAAGTAGCCGTCCAGGGCGTCTGCTTCGACGGCGGCCCGGTGACGTTCAGGGATGGCGCCGACCATGACGGTGGTGTCCAGCACGTGGTCGTACAGTGAGAAGTCGCCGGTGGGGACCTCCCGCACGCCGGCACCGGCCAGGTGCCGCCAGTTGTCGCGGCGCAGCCGGGCCGCGGTGTCATGCAGCTCATCGGCGGTGACGCGGCCCGCCCAGTAGCCCTCGATCGCCTTCTTCAGCTCGCGGTCCGGCCCCTGGCGTGGATAGCCGTGGACGGTGGCGAGTGATGCGGGGGTGGCGGAAGTCTCAGCCACGAAACTCTCCTTCGCGAGTCATGGAGAACCCCGGTGCTCTCATGGGCGCGAAGGAACGGCTGACCGGCGAGCACCCTGATCTGGTGCCCGCTCGCAGCGCCGACCCGCCCTCGAGGTCACCGAAGTCACCGCGTGCGTGGTCGCACGCGGGCAGTGGCAGGTCTTCGGACTCGCGGGCACGCCCGGGATTTCGCCCGGGCATCTACTGGCCGTCGCTTCCCCGGTCCGGTACTCGGACCCAGTGCGTTTGACGGCGGTCGTTCCCACTCACCGCTGCGGGGCAGTCCCGGAATTGGCGAGCTCGCGAGCCAAACAGGCGAGCGCCGGCCGCACCGGGTTCCCTCTTACGACGCGCCTGCCTGGAGGGCAGGGCGAACCGACTGCGGGTCCAGCCTAGACGCATTCGGTTCCCCCAGGTGACAGGGGAGCGATCGGCCCCGCCAAGACCCCGATGCCGATGCCGAAGTGGTGGGGGCACGTGAACAAGCGGGTGTTCAACCCTCGCGCGATCGCGAGCGGGACATGGCCGGTGCTGACTCACGTCGGTCGCACCTCTGGCACGACGTACCGCACGCCGCTCGATACGCACCCCGTCGACGGCGGCTACCTGTTCGTTCTGGTGTATGGATCGCGCTCGGACTGGGTGCAGAACATCTTGGCGGCCGACGGGGCGCGGCTCCGGGTCGACGGGAGGGAGGTGGAACTCGCCGCCCCACGCCTCGTCGGGAAAGACGAGGCGTTCCAGGCTCTCTCCGATGAGGTGCCACGCCCACCGAGGCTGCTCCGCATCACCGAGTTCCTCCGCATGGACCTGGCCGCAGGCTGACGATATTCCAGGTGCCATCGGCCTGGCTCGATATCGGAGTGCGGGGGCCGATCCTGATCGCCTAGCGTGACCGGGATGAGAGACCGACCGGGTGCCGTCGGATCCGCGCTCAGGAGGGCGCCGACCGAGCGCCGTCGGAGTCGGAGTCGAAGTCCGTGGCCACACGGCACTGTCAGCGGCTGATTCGTTCTCGACGCCGGGCAGGCCCTGCCGGCCTTGCCCGGCGTCGTTGCCGCCTGATCGCGACGAGGCGGGCCGCGACGGGCTGCCCGAGGAGGATGCCGAGGAGTGCCAGCATCAGCCCGCAGAACTGTTGCGCGGTGAGCGCCTCTCCGGCGATCGTCGTACCGATCAGCACCCCGGTCACCGGGCTCAGCAACCCGACGAGTCCCACCGTTCCCGCCGACAGGTGCCGTAGTCCGGCGAACCAGGCGGCGAAGGCGAGAGCCGTCGCGACGACGCTGACATAACCGAACCCGAGGATCGCAGGTCCGTCCAGGCTCGGCGGCGGGCCCTCCACCGCGACGGCGAAGGGCAGCAGGACGACTCCCCCGGCGATGAGCTGCCACGAGGTCGACGACAGCACGTCGACATCCTCGTTCCATCTCTTGGCCAGCACGTAGCCGACCGACGACATCACCATGGCCGCGACGGACGCGAGCACGCCGAGGGCGTCGACGGCGGCCGCGCCGGTGAACAGCATGAGGCACACCCCCGCGATGCCGACGCCGGCTCCGGCCAGGTGCAGGATCCGCGGGCGCTCCGAGAGCAGCGACCAGGCCAGGAGCATCATCACGACGGGCGACGTCGCCATGATCGTCGAGGCGATGCTCGTCGGAAGCAGCTGAGCCGCCAGGTAGATCAACGCGAAGAACGCGCTCATGTTGAGAGTTCCGAGGACCAGGGATTTCCACCACCACGCCCCGTAAGGAAGCCTTCTGCTGATGAGGAGGAGCAGGAGTCCCGCGGGCAGCGCCCTGATGGCCGCCCCGTACAGGGGGTAGCCGGGCGGGAGGAACTGGTGGGTGACGAAGTAGGTCGTCCCCCAGGTGATCGGCGCCATCGCCGTGACCAACGCCCAGCGAAAATTAGCTTCCATAGAAGGCAATATAGCTTCTCTGGAAGCTATATTGCAGGCATGAGCGAACACCTGGATCATGTAGCCCGCATCCAGCAGGAATGGGCTCGCGAGCGGCCGGACCTGGATGTGAGCCCGCAGGGTGTGATCGGGCGCCTGCACCGCCTCGCCGGGCACCTCACCGAACAACTCTGTGTCGTCTACCGGCGGTACGGGCTCGGGGAGGGAGAGTTCGACGTCCTCGCCACCCTGCGACGCGGCGGCGCGCCGTTCGAGCGCGCCCCCGGAGAGCTCGCCGCCTTCACCATGGTCACCACCGGTGCGATGACCAAACGCATCGACCGGCTCGAACGTGACGGGCTGGTCACCCGTCGCCCGAGCGAGAGCGACGGCCGCGGACGGGTGGTCGCGCTCACCGCCGCGGGCAAGGAGCTGATCGACCGGGCGTTCGCCGAGCACATGCGCAACGAACGCCGCCTCCTCGACGAGCTGACCCCCGAAGAGTCCGCACACCTCGAATCGCTCCTCACCACCTGGCTGACCCGCTTCGAAACCCCTCTCCAGACAGAGACCTGAGCCCGGCGCCCAGACGGCGTCCCAGCTCGGGCGGGCTCAGGCCCTCCACCCGCACGCCGCTGAAATCCGCCGTCCCACACGATGGTCGATGTCCGTCCCCCCGACCGGGAGGTCGCCGGCCGGGACACTCCAGGATCGTGTGGTGGCCGTGGCCACCACACGATCCTGACGCCCGTCCTCTGGTCGCGCCGGCTAGGGTGAGCGCACGGCCCAGCCGCGATTCGCTCCCAGCCGTCGGGTGGGTTCCCTGGGTGTGGACGTCGGCGCCGCGTCGGGCCGGGAACGGTCCCAGCCCGGCACGTTCAACGCAGGTAGAGGCGGAGCAGGTCCTCCTCGGTCTCCCGGCGCACGATCACCCTGGCGGCCCCGTCGCGGACGGCGATCACCGGGGGCCGCGTCACATGGTTGTAGTTGCTCGCCATCGACCGCTGGTAGGCCCCCGAGGCGGGGATCGCCAGCAGGTCGCCGGGCCGTACGTCGGCGGGCAGCGGCAGGTCTCGGACGAGCACGTCGCCGCTCTCGCAGTGCTTGCCGACCACGGTGACCTTACGCAGCGGGGCGTCCGAGGAGCGGGAGGCCAGGAGCGCGGTGTAGGCGGCGCCGTACATGGCGGGGCGCGGGTTGTCGCTCATCCCGCCGTCCACGCTGACGTAGGTGTTGACGCCGGGGATCTCCTTGACCGTGCCCACCTCGTAGAGGGCGACGGCGGTGGGTCCGGCGATCGAGCGGCCCGGCTCGACGGCGAGCCGCACCCGGGCGGGTACGGCCGCACGCAGCGCCGCGACCACCTCAGCCGGGCGTGGCGGGACCGGGTCGCCGGGCCGGTAGACGATTCCCAGGCCGCCGCCGAGGTCAAGCTTGGGGATCGTCACGCCGTGCTCAAGCTCGCAGGCCAGCAGGAAGTCGGCCATCCGGCGGGCGGCCAGGGTGAAGCCGCCCAGGTCGGTGATCTGCGAGCCGATGTGGGAGTGCAGCCCGGTCAGCTCCAGCGAGGTGGTGGCCAGGACCCGGCGGACCGCCTCGGCCGCCAGTCCGGCGCTGAGCGAGAACCCGAACTTCGAGTCGTCACCCCCGGTGGCGATGAACTCGTGGGTGTGCGCCTCCACTCCGGGGGTGACCCGGATCATCATGCGCTGCCGTACCCCCGCCTCGTCCGCGAGGGCGGCCAGGCGCTCGATCTCGGTGAAGGAGTCCACGACCACGCAGCCGACGCCCCAGGTGACGGCGCGGCGCAGCTCGGCGACCGACTTGTTGTTGCCGTGGAAGACCACCCGCGCGGGGTCCATGCCCCCGGCCAGGGCCACGGCCAGCTCGCCCCCGGTGCACACGTCGAGGCAGAGTCCGGCCGTGTCCAGCCAGCGCACCACCTCGGGACAGAGGAAGGCCTTGCCTCCGTAGTGCACCTCCCCGTCGGGGAGCGCCTCCCGCCACTCCGCGCAGCGGCCCTGGAACTCCTCCTCGTCGAGGACGTAGGCGGGCGTGCCGAACTCGGCGGCGAGCTCCCGCACGCCGATCCCGCCGATGCGGAGTTCCCCGCCGGTCCATGCCGCAGTGCGCGGCCAGCCGTTCTCCATCACCAAGGTCATGAGGTCGAAGGTAGGGACTGATGGCTTTTGTCCGGTCTTAGCAGCGAAGTTTTCGATGCTAAGGCTCGCAAGCATTCACGTGTGTTGGGGCTGTTACCTCCCGTCGACACCATAAACTCAACTATTCGCAAACTAGGAGGTTTCGTGACAAAGCGCCTGTATTCGGTCATTGCTGTCGCGCTGGCGGTATCGGCATTCGCCGGAGGCTGCGGGCGCTCGTCGTCGGGAACCGACGCCGGCGCGGGCGCCGGCGCGGCGGCCGGCAAGACCGCCAAGGACCTGGTGCCCGAGGCCGTCCGCAAGACGGGCGAGCTCCGGATGGCGACCTCGGAGGGCTACCCGCCGATGGAGATGTACAAGCCGGGCACCCAGGATCTCACCGGCGTCGACCCGGACCTCGCCGCCGCGATCGCGACCAAGCTCGGTCTGAAGGCCAAGGTGACCAACGCCGCCTTCGACGGCCTGATCCCGGGCCTGCAGGCAGGCCGCTGGGACGTGGTGATGTCCTCGATGAGCGACACCGAGGAGCGCCGCGCGGCCGTCGACTTCGTCGACTACTTCAACGCCGGCGGGGCCATCATGGTCAAGAAGGGCAACCCCGAGGGCATCAAGACCCTTGAGGACCTGTGCGGTCGTACCGTCGTGCTGGCCAAGGGCAGCTCGAACCTCGCGATCGGGCAGCGGCAGGACGAGAAGTGCGCCAAGAAGATGCAGATCATGCAGAGTGAGGACGCACCGACCGGCCTGCTGAGCATCGACTCCGGCCGCGCGGTCGCCACCATCGTCGACTCGCCCGTCGCGGCGATGTACGCCAAGGAGACCGGCAAGTACGACGTGCTGCCCGAGCAGTACGACGCCGGCCCCTGGGGCATCGCGATCGACCGGCGCAACACCGCGCTGCGCGACGCCGTGGCCAAGGCCATGCAGGAACTGACCGCCGACGGCGGTTACCAGGCGGTCCTGGAGAAGTACGGCGTCGCGAGCAACGCCGTGCCCGAGGTGACGGTCAACACCAAGCCGTGGAAGTGACCGGAACCGCCGCGGACACCGAGAATCCGCACCTGCCGATCGACGCGCTCCGCCCGCCGCGGCCCGGCCGGTGGATCATGGCGACGGTCGCCGGATTCATCCTGGTCTGGCTGGCCTACACGATCATCGTCAACGAGAACCTACACTGGGACGTCATCGCCGCGTACCTGATGGACGGCAGGATCCTCGGCGGCCTGTGGGTCACGATCCAGCTCACCGTGCTGTCGATGGTGATCGGCCTGGCGCTGGGCATCCTCGCCGCGGTGATGCAGCTGTCCGGCAGCCCCGTGCTGCGGGGCGCCTCCGCGCTCTACACCTGGTTCTTCCGCGGCACCCCGCTGCTGGTCCAGCTCATCTTCTGGTTCAACATCGGGCTGGTCTTCCCCTCCTTCGGCATCGGCGTGCCGTTCGACGGCCCCAAGCTGATCGAGTGGCAGGCCAACGAGCTGATCACGCCCTTCACCGCGGCCCTGCTCGGTCTGGCGATCAACGAGGGCGCCTACATGGCCGAGATCGTCCGGGCGGGCATCCGCTCGGTGGACCCCGGCCAGCGCGAGGCGGCCGAGGCGCTCGGCATGTCGCACCGGCAGGTGCTTCGCCGGGTGGTGCTCCCCCAGGCGATGCGGGTGATCATCCCTCCCACCGGCAACCAGTTCATCTCGATGCTCAAGACCACCTCGATGGTCTCGGTCATCGCCGGGGCCGAGCTGCTGACCGTCTCCCAGCGCATCTACCTCGGCAACTTCGAGGTGATCGCGCTGCTCATCGTGGCCTCCATCTGGTACATCGTGCTCACCACCATCGCCAGCGTCGGCCAGCACTTCATCGAGAAGCGGTTCGAGCGCGGCCACCACGCGCTGCAGGTCAGAGTCCGCCGCAACCTGCGGCCGTTCAGCAGGGGGAACGTTTGATGACCGAACCCATGGTGAGCATCCGCTCGGTGCGCAAGTGCTTCGGCTCCGTCGAGGTGCTCAAAGGCATCAGCCTGGACGTGCCCGTAGGCGGCGTGGTCTGTGTCGTCGGCCCGTCCGGGTCCGGCAAGTCAACACTGCTGCGCTGCGTCAACCGGCTGGAGACCATCGACTCCGGCCGCATCCGGGTGGACGGCGACCTGATCGGCTACGCCGAACAGGGCGACCGGCTCCATCACCTGAGCCCCGCCCGGCTCTGCCGCCAGCGGCAGGACATCGGCATGGTGTTCCAGCGCTTCCACCTCTTCCCGCACCGCACGGCGCTGGAGAACGTCATGGAGGGCCCGGTGGTCGTCAAGGGCATCTCCAAGAGGGACGCCAGGAGGAGGGCGCTGGAACTGCTGGAACGGGTGGACCTGGCAGACCGTGCGGACCACTACCCCGCCCAGCTCTCCGGCGGCCAGCAGCAGCGCGTGGCGATCGCCCGCAGCCTGGCGATGGACCCCAAGCTCATGCTCTTCGACGAGCCGACCAGCGCGCTCGACCCCGAGCTGGTCCAGGAGGTGCTCGCGGTCATGCGGGATCTGGCCGCCAGCGGGATGACGATGATGGTCGTGACCCACGAGATGAGCTTCGCCCGCGAGGTCGGCGACAGCCTGGTCTTCATCGACGGCGGGGTGATCGTCGAGCAGGGCGACCCCCGCGACGTGCTCGCCAACCCGCGCCACGAACGCTTCCGTACCTTCCTCGGGCAGGTCCTGTGACCCGCTTCGACCTGCTGCTCCGAGGCGGCCTGGTGGTCGACGGCACGGCGGCGCCCGATGCCGCCCACCTCGCCGACGTCGGCGTCCTCGCCGGTCGCCTCACGTTGCTGCCCCCGGGAAGCCCGGCCGGCTCCCGCCACACCGAGGACGTGACCGGCCTCGTCGTCGCCCCCGGCTTCATCGACGTGCACACCCACTCCGACGGCGTCACCCTGATCGACGGGGAACTGGGCGGCGACATGGTCCAGGCCGCCGTCCTGCAGGGTGTCACCACGGAGATCTGCGGCAACTGCGGCTCCAGCCTCTTTCCCGCCCTGCCGGAACGGCTGGCCGCGATGCGCGCGGAGAGCCGGGTCTACTTCGGCGGCGACGTCGGGATGTACGAGGGCTTCGCCGAGTTCGCCGCCGCGCACGCGGCCGTGCCCCGCGCCAACCACCTCGCCTCCCTCGTCGGGCACGGCACGCTCCGCGCCGGAGTGATCGGCCCCGTCGATCGGGCCGCCGCCCCCGGCGAGCTGGAGACCATGTGCGCACTGCTCGACCGGGCGCTCTCGGCGGGCGCGGCCGGGCTCTCCAGCGGGCTCATCTACACCCCCGGCACCTACGCGAGTACCGACGAGGTCGTCGCGCTGGCCGCCGTCGCGGCCGGGCACGGCAAGCCGTACGTCACCCACCTGCGCGATGAGATGTCGCGCGTGGAGGAGGCTCTGGAGGAAGCCGTCGAGATCGCGCGCAGGAGCGGCGCCCCGCTGCACGTCTCCCACCACAAGACGGCGGGCAAGTACGCCTGGGGACTCACCGAGCGCACCCTGCCCAGAATCGCCGGGCTGCGGGCCGAGGGCATGGACGTGACCTGCGACGTCTACCCCTACACCGCGGGAAGCACGGCGCTGGGCGCGATGCTCCCGCCCTGGGCCTCGGACGGTGGGGTGTCCGCGCTGATGGCGCGGCTGGCCGACCCCGGCCAGCGCGATCGGATGCGCCGGGCCATCGCCGAGGGCTTCCCCGGCTGGGAGAACACCGTCGGCAACGGCGGCTGGGACCGCATCTCGATCGCCTGCGCGCCACGCCACCCCGAGACGGAGGGGCACACGATCGCCGAGCTGGCCGCCGCCCGCGGCCAGGACCCCCTCGACGTGGCCGCCGCCCTGCTCGTCGCCGAGCAGGGCGAGGTCACGATCATCAGCCACTCCATGATCGAGGACGATGTACGGCGGGTGCTGACCGCGCCGTACTCGATGATCGGCTCCGACGGCGTGCCCAAGCCCGGCGGCCGTCCCCACCCGCGCTGGGCCGGGACGTTCCCACGCGTGCTCGGGCACTACACCCGGGAGCTGGGACTGCTCGACCTGGAGACGGCGGTGCACAAGATGACCGGCATGGCCGCGGCCAGGTTCGGGCTGACGGGGCGCGGCGTGATCAGCGACGGCGCCCACGCCGACCTGGTCGTCTTCGACCCCGCCTCGATCGCCGACGGCGCCACCTTCGCCGCGCCGCTGGTCCCCCCGACAGGAGTCCACTCGGTGATCGTCGCCGGTGAGAGCGTGATCCGCGACGGTGCCGAGACCGGCGCCCGGCCGGGGACGGTGCTGGCCACGTGACCGACAATGACGGTGACCTCGGGAAGGACACCGGGTTCCGGGAGAATGGGGCGATGACAGGGATCGGCCTCCCGGGTGAGAGCGGCGCCGCCCCGGTGATCGCCAGGGTGGCCGTGTCGGTGCCGGGGCTGATCTCCGTCGACGAGGACGCCGAACTGCCCCTCGCCAGCGTCGGCAAGCTGCTGCTGCTCGCCGTGCTGGCACGGGGGATCACCGAGGGGGAACTCGATCCCACCGAGATCGTGGAGCTGCGCGAGGACGACCGCTGCGGAGGTTCCGGTCTCCTCGGCGTCCTGTCCGGCCGCCGCTGGGCGATCGGGGATCTCGCCGTGCTCACCGCGTCGGTGAGCGACAACACCGCGACCAACGCGCTGCTGCGCCGGCTCGGCCTGGACCTGGTCGCCGAGGGCGCCGCCGCACTCGGCTTCGCACGGACGCGGATCCTCGACCGGATCCGCGAGCCGCGCCTGCCCTCGCACCCGCCGACCTTCGCCGTCGGTACGGCGGGCGAGCTCGCCCGGTTCGCGGCCGGGCTCGACGGCCGGCGGGAGTGGACCCGGCTCCTGCTGGGCTGGATGGCCAGCAACACCGACCGGAGCCTGGTTCCCGCCCTGCTGCCGAGCGAGCCGGAGGACCTGGAGATCCCCGGCTCCGTTCCCGCCGGGACGGTGTGGGTGGCGAACAAGACCGGCACCGACGTCGGCGTGCGGGCCGACGTGGGTGTGATGATCGGCGCCGAGCGCCGGATCGGCTACGCCGTGCTGGCCAACGGTCCCGCCGGAGGCGAGCACGCCCTGGTGGAGCGTGCCCGCCAGGCCGGCCTGGCCATCGGCCGCCTGGCCGGCCTGCCTCTCGCCGGCCTGCCTCTCGACCGCTGACCCGGGACACGCCAAAGGAGTCAGCGCAGGGCGTTGCGGATCTGGGCCGAGGCGTCGCGCAGGTAGTCGATGAAGGAGCGCAGCGCCGGGTTGGGATTGGTCGGACGGGTGGCGGCGCCGATCCTGCGATAAAGGCGGGGGCCGTCCAACCTGCACACCTGGATGCCCGAGGCCCTCTGCGCGCCGAGGCTGGGCACCAGCGCCACCCCCAGCCCGGCCCTGACCAGTCCGAGCGTGACCTCGTAGTGGTCGCTGCGGCAGCGGATCATCGGGCTGAACCCCTCCAGCGCGCTGGCACGCTCCAGCACCGAGACCGGGGTGTCGGTGCCGTACGTGGTGATCCACGGCTCGCCGGCCAGGTCGGCGAGCCGTACCCGCTGCCGCTGCCCCGCCGGATGGCCCGGCGGCACGACCAGAAGCTGCGGCTCGTCGAACAGGTGGATGACCTCGACCCCCTCCGGCGGCTTCCAGGGATCGAGCGCGTGCTCGAAGACGACCAGGACGTCCAGCGCGCCGCGCTCCAGGTCGGGCAGGAGCTCGTGCGGCTGGCCGAGCACCAGGTCGAGCTCCACGGCGGGATGGCGGGCGGTGAAGGTCGACAGCGCCAGCGGCAGCAACCGGTATCCCGCGGAGGCGAAGAAACCGATCCTCAGTTGCCCGGCGTCGGCCCTGGCCTGCGCCAGCAGATCCTTCTCCGCCGCCTCGATGATGTCGAGCACCTCTTGCGCCCGGGTCGCGAGCCGCCGCCCGGCCGCGGTCAGCCGCAGGCTCTGCGCGCCCCGCTCGACCAGGCCCACGCCGGCCTCCTCCTCCAGCTTGGAGAGCTGGTGGGACACGGCGGAGGGCGAGAGCCGCAGGGTGCGGGCGGCTCCCGCGATGCT
This window contains:
- a CDS encoding serine hydrolase; the encoded protein is MTDNDGDLGKDTGFRENGAMTGIGLPGESGAAPVIARVAVSVPGLISVDEDAELPLASVGKLLLLAVLARGITEGELDPTEIVELREDDRCGGSGLLGVLSGRRWAIGDLAVLTASVSDNTATNALLRRLGLDLVAEGAAALGFARTRILDRIREPRLPSHPPTFAVGTAGELARFAAGLDGRREWTRLLLGWMASNTDRSLVPALLPSEPEDLEIPGSVPAGTVWVANKTGTDVGVRADVGVMIGAERRIGYAVLANGPAGGEHALVERARQAGLAIGRLAGLPLAGLPLDR
- a CDS encoding N-acyl-D-amino-acid deacylase family protein, which encodes MTRFDLLLRGGLVVDGTAAPDAAHLADVGVLAGRLTLLPPGSPAGSRHTEDVTGLVVAPGFIDVHTHSDGVTLIDGELGGDMVQAAVLQGVTTEICGNCGSSLFPALPERLAAMRAESRVYFGGDVGMYEGFAEFAAAHAAVPRANHLASLVGHGTLRAGVIGPVDRAAAPGELETMCALLDRALSAGAAGLSSGLIYTPGTYASTDEVVALAAVAAGHGKPYVTHLRDEMSRVEEALEEAVEIARRSGAPLHVSHHKTAGKYAWGLTERTLPRIAGLRAEGMDVTCDVYPYTAGSTALGAMLPPWASDGGVSALMARLADPGQRDRMRRAIAEGFPGWENTVGNGGWDRISIACAPRHPETEGHTIAELAAARGQDPLDVAAALLVAEQGEVTIISHSMIEDDVRRVLTAPYSMIGSDGVPKPGGRPHPRWAGTFPRVLGHYTRELGLLDLETAVHKMTGMAAARFGLTGRGVISDGAHADLVVFDPASIADGATFAAPLVPPTGVHSVIVAGESVIRDGAETGARPGTVLAT
- a CDS encoding LysR family transcriptional regulator, translated to MLSSQRLRVLLEIFRTGSIAGAARTLRLSPSAVSHQLSKLEEEAGVGLVERGAQSLRLTAAGRRLATRAQEVLDIIEAAEKDLLAQARADAGQLRIGFFASAGYRLLPLALSTFTARHPAVELDLVLGQPHELLPDLERGALDVLVVFEHALDPWKPPEGVEVIHLFDEPQLLVVPPGHPAGQRQRVRLADLAGEPWITTYGTDTPVSVLERASALEGFSPMIRCRSDHYEVTLGLVRAGLGVALVPSLGAQRASGIQVCRLDGPRLYRRIGAATRPTNPNPALRSFIDYLRDASAQIRNALR